In a genomic window of Streptomyces koelreuteriae:
- a CDS encoding ketosynthase chain-length factor has translation MTPVVVTGIGVVAPTGVGLDAYWAATLRGEDGIRRVQAFDPARYPTRHAGEVTGFEAGDHLPSRLIPQTDRMTQFALAAADWAVADAGIDLDSVPSLTRGVVTAGASGGFGFGQRELQHLWGESPKKVSAYMSFAWFYAVNTGQISIRHGMNGPTGVFVGEQAGGLDALAHAGRQIRSGAQLMISGGMDCSLCPYGMAAQLAGGRLTADAYLPFDDRASGHLPGEGGALLTLESAEGARARGRRPYGEIAGFGATFDPRPGSGRPPTLRRAIEQALADAGADPQDIAVVFADGAGVPELDAAEAEALTAVFGAGGVPVTVPKTATGRLYSGAGPLDVVTALLTLRDGLAPPTINVTEVPDAYGLDLVLGEPRPVTGTAALVLARGHHGFNSAMVVRAPAPAEALAGSGQRVAA, from the coding sequence ATGACCCCGGTCGTGGTCACGGGCATCGGGGTGGTCGCCCCCACCGGCGTCGGACTGGACGCGTACTGGGCGGCGACGCTGCGCGGCGAGGACGGCATCCGGCGCGTCCAGGCCTTCGACCCCGCCCGCTATCCGACCCGGCACGCGGGCGAGGTGACCGGGTTCGAGGCGGGCGACCATCTGCCCAGCCGGCTGATCCCGCAGACCGACCGCATGACCCAGTTCGCCCTGGCCGCTGCGGACTGGGCCGTCGCCGACGCCGGCATCGACCTCGACTCCGTGCCCTCGCTGACACGCGGCGTCGTCACGGCCGGCGCCTCGGGCGGCTTCGGCTTCGGCCAGCGCGAACTGCAGCACCTGTGGGGCGAGTCCCCCAAGAAGGTCAGCGCCTACATGTCGTTCGCCTGGTTCTACGCCGTCAACACCGGCCAGATCTCCATCCGGCACGGCATGAACGGGCCGACCGGCGTCTTCGTCGGCGAGCAGGCCGGGGGCCTGGACGCCCTCGCCCACGCCGGACGCCAGATCCGCTCCGGTGCGCAGCTGATGATCTCCGGCGGCATGGACTGCTCCCTGTGCCCGTACGGCATGGCCGCCCAACTGGCCGGCGGACGGCTCACCGCCGACGCCTATCTGCCCTTCGACGACCGGGCCTCGGGTCATCTGCCGGGCGAGGGCGGGGCGCTGCTCACCCTGGAGAGCGCCGAGGGGGCCCGGGCCCGGGGGCGTCGCCCCTACGGCGAGATCGCCGGATTCGGCGCGACCTTCGACCCGCGCCCCGGGTCGGGGCGGCCCCCGACCCTGCGGCGGGCGATCGAGCAGGCGCTCGCCGACGCCGGAGCCGACCCGCAGGACATCGCCGTCGTCTTCGCCGACGGTGCGGGCGTGCCCGAACTCGACGCGGCCGAGGCCGAGGCGCTGACCGCGGTCTTCGGCGCGGGCGGGGTCCCGGTCACCGTGCCCAAGACGGCCACCGGCCGGCTCTACTCGGGCGCCGGTCCGCTGGACGTCGTGACCGCCCTGCTGACCCTCCGCGACGGGCTCGCCCCGCCCACGATCAACGTCACCGAGGTCCCCGACGCCTATGGCCTCGACCTCGTCCTCGGCGAGCCCCGGCCGGTCACCGGCACCGCCGCCCTGGTCCTGGCCCGCGGCCACCACGGCTTCAACAGCGCCATGGTCGTACGGGCCCCCGCGCCCGCCGAAGCGCTCGCCGGGTCCGGTCAGAGGGTGGCGGCGTGA
- a CDS encoding beta-ketoacyl-[acyl-carrier-protein] synthase family protein codes for MTRRVVITGIGVVAPGGIGTKQFWQTITGGRTATRAISLFDPAPFRSRIAAECDFDAAEQGLSAEDAERLDRAAQFALVALREAVTDSGLEPDPETAHRTGVSLGSAVGCTQKLEEEYLALSGGGQEWLVDHTAASAQLYDHFVPSSMAAELAWEAGAEGPCTVVSAGCTSGLDSVGHAVALIREGLADVMIAGATDAPISPITVACFDAIRATSPRNDDPATALRPFDRTRNGFVLGEGAAVLVLEELTAARARGAHVYAEIAGYASRGNAYHMTGLRTDGRELAAAVDAALDEARLAPDALGYVNAHGTATKQNDVHETAALKRSLGAAAHRVPVSSIKSMIGHSLGAIGSIEVAATALALEHGVIPPTANLTDPDPELDLDYVPLHARERAMSAALTVGSGFGGFQSAMVLRRPEGRAA; via the coding sequence ATGACCCGGCGGGTCGTGATCACCGGCATCGGCGTGGTGGCCCCCGGCGGGATCGGCACCAAGCAGTTCTGGCAGACCATCACCGGCGGCCGCACCGCCACCCGGGCCATCAGCCTCTTCGACCCCGCCCCCTTCCGCTCCCGGATCGCCGCCGAGTGCGACTTCGACGCCGCCGAGCAGGGGCTGAGCGCCGAGGACGCCGAACGGCTCGACAGGGCGGCCCAGTTCGCCCTGGTCGCGCTGCGCGAGGCCGTCACCGACAGCGGTCTGGAGCCCGACCCGGAGACCGCGCACCGCACGGGCGTCAGCCTCGGCAGCGCGGTCGGCTGCACCCAGAAGCTCGAAGAGGAGTACCTGGCCCTCAGCGGCGGCGGACAGGAGTGGCTGGTCGACCACACCGCAGCGAGCGCCCAGCTCTACGACCACTTCGTGCCGAGCTCCATGGCCGCAGAGCTCGCCTGGGAGGCCGGCGCCGAAGGCCCCTGCACCGTCGTCTCGGCCGGCTGCACCTCCGGCCTCGACTCGGTCGGGCACGCGGTCGCCCTCATCCGCGAGGGACTGGCCGATGTGATGATCGCCGGGGCCACCGACGCGCCGATCTCCCCGATCACCGTGGCCTGCTTCGACGCCATCCGGGCCACCTCGCCCCGCAACGACGACCCGGCGACCGCGCTGCGCCCCTTCGACCGCACCCGCAACGGCTTCGTCCTCGGCGAGGGCGCCGCCGTCCTCGTCCTGGAGGAACTCACCGCGGCCCGCGCCCGGGGCGCCCACGTCTACGCCGAGATCGCCGGCTACGCCTCGCGCGGCAACGCGTACCACATGACCGGTCTGCGCACCGACGGACGCGAGCTGGCCGCCGCCGTAGACGCCGCCCTCGACGAGGCCCGGCTCGCCCCCGACGCGCTCGGCTACGTCAACGCCCACGGCACCGCCACCAAGCAGAACGACGTGCACGAGACCGCCGCCCTCAAGCGCAGCCTCGGGGCCGCCGCCCACCGGGTGCCGGTCAGCTCCATCAAGTCGATGATCGGGCACTCGCTGGGCGCGATCGGCTCCATCGAGGTCGCCGCCACCGCGCTGGCCCTCGAACACGGCGTCATCCCGCCCACCGCGAACCTCACCGACCCCGACCCCGAACTCGACCTGGACTATGTCCCCCTGCACGCCAGGGAGCGCGCCATGTCGGCCGCGCTCACCGTGGGCAGCGGCTTCGGCGGCTTCCAGAGCGCCATGGTGCTGCGCCGGCCCGAGGGGCGGGCCGCATGA
- a CDS encoding antibiotic biosynthesis monooxygenase family protein, translated as MSADQPGPATGGPATFVNSFTLRTSPEEFEDVFARTARFMERQPGFLGYTLVRHLEKPHSYVNIARWSDVSAFRAAVGQADFRPHAEALRAISTSSSNLYLERHSATGEAR; from the coding sequence ATGTCTGCCGATCAGCCCGGCCCCGCCACCGGCGGCCCGGCCACCTTCGTGAACAGCTTCACGCTTCGCACCTCCCCGGAGGAGTTCGAGGACGTCTTCGCCCGCACGGCACGCTTCATGGAGCGCCAGCCCGGATTCCTCGGCTACACCCTCGTACGCCACCTGGAGAAGCCGCACAGCTACGTCAACATCGCCCGCTGGTCGGACGTCTCCGCCTTCCGTGCCGCCGTGGGCCAGGCCGACTTCCGGCCGCACGCCGAGGCGCTGCGGGCGATCAGCACCAGCAGCTCCAACCTCTACCTGGAGCGGCACAGCGCGACCGGGGAGGCACGATGA
- a CDS encoding PadR family transcriptional regulator, whose amino-acid sequence MSATRLLVLGVVRMHGRAHGYLVRSELLSWGADEWAHIKFGSIYHALRQLAKDGLLKSTDIPDWPGRVDYEIAPPGDEEFFRLLRDALRQGNNRSDMLGAALVLLPALSREEAIGLLRERIASLSAEQSELIAKVDETAGERPQRAHIRELLGLWEHGAASQAAWTEALIERLEAGAYVMAGEEKGA is encoded by the coding sequence ATGTCTGCCACGAGATTGCTCGTCCTGGGCGTCGTGCGCATGCACGGCCGGGCGCACGGCTATCTGGTCCGTTCCGAGCTGCTGTCCTGGGGTGCCGACGAATGGGCGCACATCAAGTTCGGCTCGATCTACCACGCGCTCAGGCAACTGGCCAAGGACGGGCTGCTGAAGTCGACGGACATCCCGGACTGGCCGGGCCGGGTCGACTACGAGATCGCGCCGCCGGGCGACGAGGAGTTCTTCCGGCTGCTGCGTGACGCGCTGCGCCAGGGGAACAACCGGTCCGACATGCTGGGTGCCGCGCTCGTCCTGCTGCCCGCGCTCAGCCGCGAGGAGGCGATCGGCCTGCTGCGTGAGCGCATCGCGTCGCTCTCGGCCGAACAGTCGGAGCTGATCGCCAAGGTCGACGAGACGGCCGGGGAACGGCCGCAGCGTGCCCACATCCGTGAGCTGCTCGGCCTCTGGGAGCACGGCGCCGCCAGTCAGGCCGCCTGGACCGAGGCGCTGATCGAGCGCCTGGAGGCGGGCGCCTACGTCATGGCGGGCGAGGAGAAGGGCGCCTGA
- a CDS encoding activator-dependent family glycosyltransferase, whose translation MRVLFTTFAAKSHMHAQVTLAWALKAAGHDVRIASHPDLADEITKTGLTAVGVGEELHLDEQMQETQENIGQDVDQLESQAQVGLDMSETRPERLTPDYTLGVFTAMTSVVFQNCCSDQMVDELVEHCRSWKPDLVLWDTMTFAGAIAAMATGTAHGRLLFGLDLAGLMRETFLGQLAARPPELRDDPLREWLTWSLERHGASFEEAAVTGDFTVCPLPASMRLPVDLHYVPMRYVPYNGQSTVPQWLQEPPRKGRRVCITLGVAHREVLGADRASIGDLLEAVAGLDDVEVVATLNEKQLTDFDTLPDNVRAVDFVPLDALLPTCDAVIHHGGSGSFGTAMIHAVPQLIVVDGVWDTINKSRYLEERQAGLYVPGKLSAKGLRELLVRLLEEPVFKRNAEALRREALAAPAPAQVVPTLERLAVEHRRR comes from the coding sequence ATGCGGGTACTCTTCACCACCTTCGCCGCCAAGTCGCACATGCACGCCCAGGTGACACTCGCCTGGGCCCTGAAGGCAGCGGGCCACGACGTCAGGATCGCCAGTCATCCCGATCTCGCCGACGAGATCACCAAGACGGGGCTGACCGCCGTCGGTGTCGGGGAGGAACTGCATCTCGACGAGCAGATGCAGGAGACCCAGGAGAACATCGGCCAGGACGTCGACCAGCTGGAGAGCCAGGCGCAGGTCGGTCTCGACATGAGCGAGACCCGGCCGGAGCGGCTCACCCCGGACTACACGCTCGGGGTGTTCACGGCCATGACCTCGGTCGTCTTCCAGAACTGCTGCTCGGACCAGATGGTCGACGAGCTGGTGGAGCACTGCCGCTCCTGGAAGCCGGACCTGGTCCTGTGGGACACCATGACCTTCGCCGGCGCGATCGCCGCCATGGCCACCGGCACGGCGCACGGCCGGCTGCTGTTCGGGCTCGACCTGGCGGGCCTGATGCGCGAGACCTTCCTCGGGCAGCTGGCCGCGCGCCCGCCGGAGCTGCGGGACGACCCGCTGCGCGAGTGGCTCACCTGGAGCCTGGAGCGGCACGGCGCCTCCTTCGAGGAGGCCGCGGTGACGGGCGACTTCACCGTCTGCCCGCTGCCGGCGTCCATGCGGCTGCCGGTGGACCTGCACTACGTGCCGATGCGGTACGTGCCGTACAACGGCCAGTCCACGGTGCCGCAGTGGCTCCAGGAGCCGCCCCGCAAGGGCCGCCGGGTGTGCATCACCCTGGGTGTGGCGCACCGCGAGGTGCTCGGCGCCGACCGGGCCTCCATCGGGGACCTGCTGGAGGCCGTCGCGGGCCTCGACGACGTCGAGGTCGTCGCCACGCTCAACGAGAAGCAGCTCACGGACTTCGACACCCTGCCGGACAACGTACGGGCCGTGGACTTCGTCCCGCTCGACGCGCTGCTGCCCACCTGCGACGCGGTGATCCACCACGGCGGGTCCGGCAGCTTCGGCACCGCGATGATCCACGCCGTGCCCCAGCTCATCGTCGTCGACGGCGTCTGGGACACCATCAACAAGTCCCGCTACCTCGAAGAGCGCCAGGCCGGGCTCTACGTGCCGGGCAAGCTCAGCGCGAAGGGGCTGCGCGAGCTGCTCGTCCGCCTGCTGGAGGAGCCGGTCTTCAAGCGCAACGCCGAGGCCCTGCGGCGCGAGGCGCTCGCCGCGCCCGCCCCCGCCCAGGTCGTCCCGACGCTGGAGCGCCTGGCCGTCGAGCACCGCCGCCGGTGA
- a CDS encoding dTDP-4-dehydrorhamnose 3,5-epimerase family protein: MQIRKLEVEGAYEFTPRQFRDHRGLFVSPFQLDAFQQALGRPHFPVAQTNHSLSRRGTIRGIHFTVTPPGTAKYVYCARGRALDIVVDLRVGSPTFRQWDAVEMDQVHFRASYFPVGVGHAFVALEDDTVMSYLLTGPYVAENELAVDVFDKDLGVRLPSGLETVQSERDAAALSFASARAQGLLPDYAESQAVEEALWQPSGIGATR; encoded by the coding sequence ATGCAGATCCGAAAGCTCGAGGTCGAGGGGGCGTACGAGTTCACGCCCCGTCAGTTCCGCGACCACCGCGGGCTGTTCGTCTCCCCGTTCCAGCTCGACGCGTTCCAGCAGGCCCTGGGGCGTCCGCACTTCCCGGTGGCGCAGACCAACCACAGCCTGTCCCGGCGCGGCACGATCCGCGGCATCCACTTCACCGTCACGCCGCCCGGCACCGCGAAGTACGTGTACTGCGCGCGCGGCCGGGCCCTCGACATCGTGGTCGACCTGCGGGTCGGCTCGCCCACCTTCCGGCAGTGGGACGCGGTCGAGATGGACCAGGTCCACTTCCGCGCCTCGTACTTCCCGGTCGGCGTCGGCCACGCCTTCGTCGCGCTCGAGGACGACACCGTCATGTCGTATCTGCTCACGGGCCCGTACGTGGCCGAGAACGAGCTGGCCGTCGACGTCTTCGACAAGGACCTGGGCGTGCGGCTCCCCTCGGGCCTGGAGACGGTGCAGTCGGAGCGGGACGCCGCCGCGCTGTCCTTCGCCTCGGCCCGGGCGCAGGGCCTGCTGCCCGACTACGCGGAGTCCCAGGCGGTCGAGGAGGCCCTGTGGCAGCCCTCCGGCATCGGCGCCACGCGCTGA
- a CDS encoding NAD-dependent epimerase/dehydratase family protein yields MSTTTQGGQTAGTVAVLGSTGCVGRSLCDELLRTGHRVLAVARHPAPHTRADAFVPLDVAAAAPEEIAALLDRHGVTAVVNATGGWGTTVEEMRSAHIDLVERLVEGCVATSRRLRIVQMGSIHEYGPVPEGVRIDEQREPGPLTPYGLTKRTGSEHLLAQTRDGRVDGVVLRAVNVCGPHTPTASFLGAVVARLRALGPGEVIGLDVADARRDFVDVRDLARAAVAAVHAPVTGLVVNIGRGEAVPMRDLVDALFDAAGVDAASAKIDSAEVASKGGGWTCADIRFAAQVLGWRPTIELGDSVRAMWEAAADTTSLEVS; encoded by the coding sequence ATGTCCACCACCACACAGGGCGGGCAGACCGCCGGGACCGTGGCCGTGCTGGGTTCCACCGGATGCGTCGGCCGCAGCCTCTGCGACGAACTGCTGCGGACCGGGCACCGGGTGCTCGCGGTGGCCCGGCACCCAGCCCCGCACACCCGTGCGGACGCCTTCGTCCCCCTCGATGTCGCCGCCGCCGCGCCGGAGGAGATCGCCGCGCTCCTCGACCGGCACGGCGTCACCGCCGTCGTCAACGCCACCGGCGGCTGGGGCACCACCGTCGAGGAGATGCGCAGCGCCCACATCGACCTGGTGGAGCGCCTGGTCGAGGGGTGCGTCGCGACCTCCCGGCGGCTGCGGATCGTCCAGATGGGCTCGATCCACGAGTACGGGCCGGTGCCCGAGGGGGTCCGCATCGACGAACAGCGCGAGCCCGGCCCGCTGACCCCGTACGGGCTGACCAAGCGCACCGGCTCCGAACATCTGCTCGCCCAGACTCGGGATGGCCGGGTGGACGGGGTCGTGCTGCGCGCGGTCAACGTCTGCGGACCCCACACCCCGACGGCCAGCTTCCTCGGTGCCGTCGTGGCCCGGCTGCGCGCCCTCGGCCCCGGCGAGGTGATCGGCCTCGACGTCGCCGACGCCCGGCGGGACTTCGTCGACGTACGGGACCTGGCCCGGGCGGCCGTCGCCGCGGTGCACGCGCCCGTCACGGGCCTGGTCGTGAACATCGGGCGCGGCGAGGCGGTGCCGATGCGCGACCTGGTCGACGCCCTGTTCGACGCGGCCGGCGTGGACGCCGCGTCGGCGAAGATCGACTCCGCCGAGGTCGCCAGCAAGGGCGGCGGCTGGACCTGCGCGGACATCCGGTTCGCCGCCCAGGTGCTCGGCTGGCGGCCCACGATCGAGCTCGGCGACTCCGTCCGGGCGATGTGGGAAGCGGCAGCGGACACCACCTCCCTGGAGGTCTCATGA
- a CDS encoding NDP-hexose 2,3-dehydratase family protein: MSDTPAPSSAATRDPVERRIDDSARLRTGPLGDLSDFTDWFADYGRRAYTHVDRVPLHALEGWETDPGTGDLRHHTGRFFTVHGLEVSNPGAPVARWTQPIINQPEIGILGILTAPIDGVLHCLMQAKVEPGNAEGLQLSPTVQATRSNYTRVHQGRAVPYLEHFMDIHSRPGVLADVRQSEQGSWFYRKRNRNVVVELPEPVEALDGYRWMTLGQIHELLGRKDTVNMDARTVLSCLPFTGPDTEKPDGDDFGSALLRSGDAGAVSVHSAAEILGWITDRRTSSDIAVRRVALGELRDWSRTDERIRHDAGAFFDVIGVQVDAGGREVHRWSQPMIEPVGQGVIAFLVRRFEGVLHVLVHARVEPGFADVVELGPTVQCVAESHAQLPGQAAPPFLDEVLGAPAERVRFDTVLSEEGGRFFHALNRYLIVETDQDVPRDLPDHRWMTLHQLSDLLRHSHYVNVQARSLIACLHSLYHAG, from the coding sequence ATGAGCGACACCCCTGCCCCCTCGTCCGCCGCGACCCGGGATCCCGTCGAACGACGGATCGACGATTCGGCCCGGCTGCGGACCGGCCCCCTCGGCGATCTCTCCGACTTCACGGACTGGTTCGCCGACTACGGCCGGCGGGCCTACACCCATGTCGACCGGGTCCCCCTGCACGCCCTGGAGGGCTGGGAGACCGACCCGGGCACGGGCGATCTGCGCCATCACACGGGCCGGTTCTTCACCGTGCACGGGCTGGAGGTCAGCAACCCGGGCGCGCCGGTGGCCCGGTGGACCCAGCCGATCATCAACCAGCCCGAGATCGGCATCCTCGGCATCCTCACCGCCCCGATCGACGGGGTGCTGCACTGCCTGATGCAGGCGAAGGTCGAGCCCGGCAACGCCGAGGGGCTCCAGCTCTCCCCGACCGTCCAGGCGACCCGGAGCAACTACACCCGGGTCCACCAGGGGCGGGCGGTGCCGTATCTCGAGCACTTCATGGACATCCACAGCCGTCCCGGAGTGCTCGCCGACGTACGGCAGTCGGAGCAGGGGTCGTGGTTCTACCGCAAGCGCAACCGCAATGTGGTCGTCGAGCTGCCCGAGCCGGTGGAGGCCCTCGACGGGTACCGCTGGATGACGCTCGGCCAGATCCACGAGCTGCTCGGGCGCAAGGACACGGTCAACATGGACGCCCGGACCGTGCTGTCGTGCCTGCCGTTCACCGGCCCGGACACCGAGAAGCCCGACGGGGACGACTTCGGGTCGGCGCTGCTGCGCTCGGGCGATGCCGGGGCGGTGAGTGTGCACAGCGCGGCGGAGATCCTCGGCTGGATCACCGACCGGCGCACCAGCAGCGACATCGCGGTCCGCCGGGTCGCGCTCGGCGAGCTGCGCGACTGGAGCCGCACCGACGAGCGCATCCGCCATGACGCGGGCGCCTTCTTCGATGTCATCGGGGTCCAGGTCGACGCCGGGGGCCGTGAGGTCCACCGGTGGAGCCAGCCGATGATCGAACCGGTGGGGCAGGGCGTCATCGCCTTCCTCGTCCGGCGGTTCGAGGGGGTGCTGCACGTCCTCGTGCACGCGCGCGTGGAGCCGGGCTTCGCGGACGTGGTGGAGCTGGGCCCCACCGTGCAGTGCGTCGCGGAGAGCCACGCGCAGCTGCCCGGCCAGGCCGCGCCGCCGTTCCTCGACGAGGTGCTGGGGGCTCCCGCGGAGCGCGTCCGGTTCGACACGGTGCTCTCCGAGGAGGGCGGGCGTTTCTTCCACGCGCTCAACCGCTATCTGATCGTGGAGACCGACCAGGACGTGCCCCGCGACCTTCCCGACCACCGCTGGATGACGCTGCACCAGCTCTCGGACCTGCTGCGGCACAGCCACTACGTCAACGTCCAGGCCCGCAGCCTGATCGCCTGCCTGCACAGCCTGTACCACGCGGGCTGA
- a CDS encoding DegT/DnrJ/EryC1/StrS family aminotransferase: MTTYVWDYLREYAEEREELLDAVDTVFQSGQLVLGQSVSGFEQEFAAYHGQPHCVGVDNGTNAIVLGLQALGVKPGDDVLTVSNTAAPTVLAIDAVGARPVFVDVREEDYLMRTDLLHDALTERTTAIVPVHLYGQCVDMAAVTAFARRHGLKVLEDCAQAHGARHHGRLAGTMGDAAAFSFYPTKVLGAYGDGGAVVTHDAGTDAELRRLRYYGMEDRYYVVQTPGHNSRLDEVQAEILRRKLRRLDAYVEGRRRVARRYAEGLGDTGLVLPENALGNDHVHYVHVVRHPERDRIIERLKAYDIELNISYPWPVHTMSGFAHLGYHEGDLPVTERLAKEIFSLPMYPSLPGHVQEKVIEALREVIAGL, encoded by the coding sequence ATGACCACCTACGTCTGGGACTATCTGCGGGAGTACGCCGAGGAGCGCGAGGAACTCCTCGACGCCGTCGACACGGTGTTCCAGTCCGGTCAGCTCGTCCTCGGACAGAGCGTCTCCGGCTTCGAGCAGGAGTTCGCCGCCTATCACGGGCAGCCGCACTGCGTCGGCGTCGACAACGGCACCAACGCCATCGTCCTCGGCCTCCAGGCGCTCGGTGTGAAGCCGGGCGACGACGTGCTCACGGTGTCCAACACGGCGGCCCCCACCGTCCTCGCCATCGACGCCGTCGGAGCCCGGCCGGTCTTCGTCGACGTGCGCGAGGAGGACTACCTCATGCGCACGGACCTGCTCCACGACGCGCTCACCGAGCGGACCACGGCGATCGTGCCGGTGCATCTGTACGGGCAGTGCGTCGACATGGCCGCGGTGACCGCGTTCGCGCGGCGCCACGGTCTGAAGGTCCTGGAGGACTGCGCCCAGGCCCACGGCGCCCGCCACCACGGCCGGCTCGCCGGGACCATGGGCGACGCCGCGGCCTTCTCCTTCTACCCGACGAAGGTCCTCGGGGCGTACGGCGACGGCGGCGCGGTCGTCACCCACGACGCCGGCACCGACGCGGAGCTGCGCCGGCTGCGCTACTACGGCATGGAGGACCGGTACTACGTTGTCCAGACTCCCGGGCACAACAGCCGCCTCGACGAGGTCCAGGCCGAGATCCTCCGCCGCAAGCTACGGCGCCTCGACGCTTACGTCGAGGGCCGGCGGCGCGTGGCGCGACGCTACGCGGAGGGGCTGGGGGACACCGGCCTGGTCCTGCCCGAGAACGCGCTGGGCAATGATCACGTCCACTACGTCCACGTGGTCCGCCACCCCGAGCGGGACCGGATCATCGAGCGGCTCAAGGCGTACGACATCGAGCTGAACATCAGCTACCCCTGGCCGGTGCACACGATGTCCGGCTTCGCGCACCTCGGCTACCACGAGGGCGATCTGCCGGTGACGGAGCGGCTGGCGAAGGAGATCTTCTCGCTGCCGATGTACCCCTCGCTGCCGGGGCACGTCCAGGAGAAGGTGATCGAGGCGCTGCGCGAGGTGATCGCCGGCCTGTGA
- a CDS encoding class I SAM-dependent methyltransferase, with protein sequence MYSTDLAEVYETVYRSRGKDWAAEAEDIAAVARRIAPGADTLLDVACGTAAHLGPFSKLFATAEGLEIAAPMRDLALDRWPGLTIHEGDMRDFDLGRRYSVVTCMFCAIGYLGSVEEMRSAVASMARHLEPGGALVIEPWWFPEQFKEGFVAGDLAREGERTVARISHSTLQGRATRMEVQFLVGEPSGIRTFTEIDVLTLFTREEYEQAFKDAGCSVTYQPGPPTGRGLFTGVKEREVSGR encoded by the coding sequence ATGTACAGCACCGACCTCGCCGAGGTCTACGAGACGGTGTACCGCAGCCGGGGCAAGGACTGGGCGGCGGAGGCCGAGGACATCGCGGCCGTGGCACGCCGGATCGCCCCGGGCGCCGACACACTGCTCGACGTGGCCTGCGGCACCGCCGCCCATCTCGGCCCCTTCAGCAAGCTCTTCGCCACGGCGGAGGGCCTGGAGATCGCGGCGCCCATGCGTGATCTGGCACTGGACCGGTGGCCCGGACTGACCATCCACGAGGGCGACATGCGCGACTTCGACCTCGGCCGCCGCTACTCCGTCGTCACCTGCATGTTCTGTGCCATCGGCTATCTGGGCAGCGTCGAGGAGATGCGCTCCGCCGTGGCCTCGATGGCCCGTCACCTCGAACCGGGCGGCGCGCTGGTCATCGAACCCTGGTGGTTCCCCGAGCAGTTCAAGGAGGGGTTCGTCGCCGGGGACCTGGCCCGTGAGGGCGAGCGGACCGTCGCCCGGATCTCCCACTCCACCCTCCAGGGCCGCGCGACCCGGATGGAGGTGCAGTTCCTCGTCGGCGAACCGTCGGGCATCCGGACCTTCACCGAGATCGACGTACTGACCCTGTTCACACGCGAGGAGTACGAGCAGGCGTTCAAGGACGCCGGCTGCTCCGTCACGTACCAGCCGGGCCCGCCGACCGGCCGGGGCCTGTTCACCGGAGTCAAGGAGCGGGAGGTGTCCGGGCGATGA
- a CDS encoding cyclase family protein: MRIIDLSSPVDAGSFEPDPVVHEVMSPREGALHMRDEMRRHFDIEFDPDDLPDGEFLSLDRLSLTTHTGTHVDAPSHYGSRTTYGTGVPRHIDAMPLEWFLAPGVVLDVRGREAGVVDAADLRKELDRIGYPLAPSDIVLLHTGASAWSGTSRYFTDFVGLDASAIAFLLDAGVRVVGTDAFSLDAPFTTIIAEYRRTGDAAVLWPAHVAGRHREYCQIERLAGLEELPAPYGFQVACFPVKVAGAGAGWARAVALVDDQAPLTSP; encoded by the coding sequence GTGCGCATCATTGACCTGTCCTCGCCGGTGGACGCCGGCTCGTTCGAACCGGACCCGGTGGTCCACGAGGTGATGTCCCCCCGCGAGGGCGCGCTGCACATGCGCGACGAGATGCGGCGCCACTTCGACATCGAGTTCGACCCCGACGACCTGCCCGACGGCGAGTTCCTCTCGCTGGACCGGCTGAGTCTGACCACCCACACCGGCACACACGTCGACGCGCCCTCGCACTACGGCTCCCGGACGACGTACGGGACCGGCGTGCCCCGGCACATCGACGCGATGCCGCTGGAGTGGTTCCTCGCCCCCGGGGTCGTCCTGGACGTCCGGGGCCGCGAGGCGGGTGTGGTGGACGCGGCGGACCTGCGCAAGGAACTCGACCGGATCGGCTACCCGCTCGCCCCGTCCGACATCGTGCTCCTGCACACCGGCGCCTCCGCCTGGTCCGGCACCAGCCGGTACTTCACCGACTTCGTCGGCCTCGACGCGAGCGCCATCGCCTTCCTGCTCGACGCGGGCGTCCGGGTGGTCGGCACCGACGCGTTCAGCCTGGACGCGCCGTTCACCACGATCATCGCCGAGTACCGGCGCACCGGGGACGCGGCCGTGCTCTGGCCGGCCCATGTCGCCGGACGCCACCGGGAGTACTGCCAGATCGAGCGGCTCGCGGGCCTGGAGGAGCTGCCCGCCCCGTACGGCTTCCAGGTGGCCTGCTTCCCCGTGAAGGTCGCCGGCGCCGGGGCCGGCTGGGCGCGCGCGGTCGCCCTCGTCGACGACCAGGCCCCCCTGACCAGCCCCTGA